In one Massilia endophytica genomic region, the following are encoded:
- the dcd gene encoding dCTP deaminase → MTIKSDKWIRRMAEEHGMIEPFESGQVRAADGRKVISYGTSSYGYDIRCADEFKVFTNINSTIVDPKNFDSNSFVDVKSDVCIIPPNSFALARTIEYFRIPRNVLTVCLGKSTYARCGIIVNVTPFEPEWEGYVTLEFSNTTPLPAKIYAGEGCAQVLFFESDEVCETSYKDRNGKYQGQHGVTLPKA, encoded by the coding sequence ATGACGATTAAGAGCGACAAATGGATACGCCGGATGGCGGAAGAGCATGGAATGATCGAGCCTTTCGAATCGGGCCAGGTACGCGCGGCCGACGGCCGCAAGGTGATCTCCTACGGCACCTCCTCGTATGGCTACGACATCCGCTGCGCCGACGAATTCAAGGTCTTCACCAACATCAACAGCACTATCGTCGACCCGAAGAATTTCGATTCGAACTCCTTCGTGGACGTGAAGAGCGATGTCTGCATCATTCCCCCGAATTCCTTCGCGCTGGCGCGCACCATCGAATACTTCCGCATTCCGCGCAATGTGCTGACCGTCTGCCTCGGTAAATCGACCTACGCGCGCTGCGGCATCATCGTGAACGTGACGCCTTTCGAGCCCGAATGGGAAGGCTATGTGACGCTGGAGTTCTCGAACACCACGCCGCTGCCCGCGAAAATCTATGCTGGCGAAGGCTGCGCCCAGGTGCTGTTCTTCGAAAGCGACGAGGTATGCGAAACCTCGTACAAGGACCGCAACGGCAAGTACCAGGGCCAGCACGGCGTGACCCTGCCGAAGGCGTAA